TTTGTTATGTATATAAACGTAAAATTAAGGAAGAAAGGGATCTTAAACCTCCAACATTCTCTTAGCCCTTTCAACTTCTTGAGGATCTGGATTGTGTGAGCCAAGAACTCTCTCCACCTATTACAAAAACACCATCGTTTGAGAAAATAAACCCATACATCACTTGACTTGACAAGTAATTAATACTAACCTCTCTGATTAGGACATTGGTCTGACGGATTCGTATATCCATATGTTTCCTTTTCCCAGTTCCATTCTGCGATGTTCTGAAATCTTTTTTAACCGTGGTCTTTACCACACCGCTTCCTCGTTGAGGAACACTGTTCGGTCCTGTGGTTCTATTAAGACCTTGTCCGTTATAACCATACTGATTACCAACCGCAGGACCCTCTCCTATCCACTCAATATCCCCAGGAGATATCTGTACAAAAATATTAGAGCTCTTAGTTACCAAATAAGACAAAGTTGTTTCCTCTATAATGATCAGAAAGTAAATACCTCTGAGAGATTGACCCATTCCCATGTCTCGCTAGGTGTTCCAATGTCATAAACCAAAGCATGGCGACCCTAAAATTAAAGATATAATCATGTTTAAGGaaactttttagttttataatactTAATGCCAATTTAAGAAGCTACTCACCTCAACGGGATTGTACTTGGTGATGACAGCCTCGTAAAATGTATTGTCTTCTGGCCACCTTGTTCTAACTTTTCTTCCTACAAAGGACTCAGGTTCGGTTCCGTTTGTGGGTTCACTTGAACTGATGGGACCAGATGGTAATCTGTTCATGCCTTGTCCTCGTGGAGGTTGTTGATCTGAAGGATGGTATGAGATAGGTTTTGCAGAAGACGAACCACCAGGGAAACCCTGAAAAAAGGAGAAACAAATCATTAGAAGAAATCGTTTCTAATAAAGAAACATCAAAAAAGATACCAGGTTTTACTCACTGGTTTATGCTTTTTGCCCTTGGCATTGGGAACAGATCCTCGTTTAGCCTTCCATGAAGCAAATTGGTCAGTGGGATCAGCTTGAGGGTGGAAAGGAGGTGAAGCGAATGGTTGAGAAGGAACTGGCTGGTTTGGTTTGTGCTTCTTAGTAGAAGCTGAAATGGAAGGTGTTGGCAAGGTATCGTGAACCACTTGAGCAGCATTGCGTATAGTTGGTTGCATTCCTCCAGATTGTCTCCACTCCCTAATAAAGGAAAACTATTACTTATATGTTATTgatagaaaaagaaagaaactataAATGCTCAAGTTTATTTAGCTTCTCGCCTTATCCTTCGTATTGTATCATCTGCGTTTACACGACCAAGAAGCTCTCTATGTTCCTCATTCGATACCCTCAACTCTTTGCGCAGTTCAGTTATAAGACTTTCCTTTTCCTGAGCAAGATATGAAAAAAGAGATTAGCCATAAACTAATAACATAAGAAGAAGTAGAGGGAGATTCATTTGAACATACCCAAGTGATAGCATCTGCTTGGGCTTTAAAGGCTCTTAGGATAGAGATGTAGGCTTCCTTCTCAATCTGGTGAATCTGAGCTTCCATATCAGCAGCAACTTCATCATACATCTTAGGGGGGTAAGATGGAGGAAGACTCGAAGGTCTTCCATTGCCAGTCACACGGCCTCCTCCTCGTGCAACCCTATGCGATGGAGGCAGATCATCATCTGTTCCTGCAGACAGCACCATCAAAAAAAACCAAACTTGTTGGTGGTAGCCTGCTTAGCAACAAAAAGGATAAAAATTTCATCCTTAAAACGAGAACTAACACCGACCCACCAAAGCTTACGACCAGTTAACACAAACCCAACAAAGCTTACAATGTACAACAATACTAGAACGGAGAAAGTCCAAAACTTTTGCAAACCCTAATTCTCAGCTTAAGATCAAAGTCAATCGATTTGAAACATTCCTTAACAATCACCACAAGACCTTCCTTCCTTAATAAACACAAAACCCACCAAAGCTTAGAATGAATAACATAATTGAAACAGAGAAAGTCCAAAGCTTTCGTAAACCCTAGTTTCAGAAGAAAGAcagagaggaggagaagaacaaggaatgtgttttttttttaattttttaatctaaaatcgAATACAGTGTTAAGGGAACTAACCGCTGCTATCAAACGATTCGTAGTCCATCACGAAAGGTTTTGATCCCCCCAAATGATTCAGAGACGAAACTTGCGGGAAGCAAaggtgaagaagaggaagaagtgtCCAGAGAAAACGCACTATTCAGAGAGTTGATTTCAATTTGACTAGAACAAGACTCGATTTTTGGAGTTTGTTGAGAAAATTCTGATTCGGTTCCTTCGTCGGGAACTTCCTTTGGCGACAAATCCGAGCTCAGCTAGGAGTGATTCAGCTTCGATCACAGATTTGCCGtaagccttttttttttgtttaatttaactTTTCATAATAAGAACAGAGAAGGAGAGTGAGGAGACGGAAAATAGATAataatcatcaaaatatatctAAACACAGTCGTTTTGATCGCTGATCTGTGTGTAAGGTTTAAAACGAGCCCATAAGTAGGTTTATGAGAAAGATCATAATAAGAGCATTTATTAGTACAATAATAGTGTGAAGTGAAGGCCCAATCATTTGCATGGGTCATTACCGCAGACAAAAAGAAATCGATCTTGACAAGAGCATCAATCAACCAACCCTGTGAACGAGCCCCTGGATTCGATATAATCCTCCCACAAAAAAGtactatctatattattaaaatagaagtacactttgAAAATGCCCCTaagtttttgaagttatttacattagcatgccactgaagtaataattaattttccttaattatagttgttttttctgatttataaatacattttctttaattataaTTGTCTTTATTGAACTTGTATTTAActatgcttgtctttttcctatttaaataatttatttatgcatttaatgtatttattaatttaaaataataggtTTTCTTAATCACATGTTTAcgaaaataaattttccaatATACTTCtttttaacatattaaatatttttttaatatttattagtataaataataaaataaaatatcacacattataatcaatttatataacatataaataatatataaaataatttattcatatattattagtatagtGGGTTCATAACATGAGTCTAATTAGTTATAGATATtggtttataatatatattataccattagtacaaataaaaattttaaaatgaaagcaaatatttatacggtcacggaataagctctagaaataaacaacaacatcgctaaattatttttctttaacaaaattattttgatataaattatagttccaaaatatgtttatatattttatgtatttataaatttattttatttgagatgctaagattttggaattggaatatgatccacctctatattattttaattaaaaaattatattttatatcataatattttattaagcttttaattttaatttttattagaactgcaaaaattaattttcaaactgaatttatgtataaatattaaaacttcatcatttaatataaaaaaactaaaaacagaaaataaatacccgtccaggcgggcgggtcaaggtctagttatttttaaagtatTGTCTTCGTTAGAAAAGTATTCTGAATTCGATATAATCATCCTAATAACTATTAACCAATAAGATTTAAtcagtttaaatatttttaaaaagtataaaatctagaaaatctatgtttgtaaaacaaaaaacttataaaaattacttttaaaaataaatggagTATAATTTCAACACAGAGACAGAGACCTCTCAATTACCAACAAAAACTTAGTCGATTCTGTTGGACACTGGTACATGCACCACCGATGCAATCTGAAAAAAAAGTCATTGACGGCCTGGCTTGCCTGGATCTTCGATTCTCCATTTCCTATGTTGTTAAATCCAAAATTCGGTGACATTTGCTTTTAAGGGTTAGCGATTAGAGAAACTCTCCTCCACATTCAACACATTGACATCACCAAAATCTGGCTTTGTTCAGATT
The DNA window shown above is from Raphanus sativus cultivar WK10039 unplaced genomic scaffold, ASM80110v3 Scaffold4180, whole genome shotgun sequence and carries:
- the LOC108838908 gene encoding protein EMSY-LIKE 4; this translates as MDYESFDSSGTDDDLPPSHRVARGGGRVTGNGRPSSLPPSYPPKMYDEVAADMEAQIHQIEKEAYISILRAFKAQADAITWEKESLITELRKELRVSNEEHRELLGRVNADDTIRRIREWRQSGGMQPTIRNAAQVVHDTLPTPSISASTKKHKPNQPVPSQPFASPPFHPQADPTDQFASWKAKRGSVPNAKGKKHKPGFPGGSSSAKPISYHPSDQQPPRGQGMNRLPSGPISSSEPTNGTEPESFVGRKVRTRWPEDNTFYEAVITKYNPVEGRHALVYDIGTPSETWEWVNLSEISPGDIEWIGEGPAVGNQYGYNGQGLNRTTGPNSVPQRGSGVVKTTVKKDFRTSQNGTGKRKHMDIRIRQTNVLIREVERVLGSHNPDPQEVERAKRMLEEQEQALVGAIAKLGDISDGENEGGFRR